ATTCCATATAAAGCATTTGGGTTAATGATTGTATTACAAAACTGCAAACCAAGTAAATCACCAAGATATCTAGCTCCTCAAAATGTTCTCCTAAATTAAGGCAAATATGCCCATACAAGATCATTCATCAATAAGTAACTTCTCTTGAATGTTTCTAGGCACCACAACTAATCCTCAATCAATAAACTCCAAGGGTGactgacatttattgaacatgtAAACCACAGAAACCAGTACCAAAAGGTGGAACTAGTTCAGAAATGGGCTCCtcaaccccccaaaaaaattgaaaaatctattACTCCATACAATTaagaattaatattttgtaaCCTAGCTAGCCTAGCTGTGTCAAAAATTATGAGCTCCACCtcccctaaaaaataaaaagtttagatttcttaaattctaatatttaaaaagagGTTGAGACTTGGGTGGTTCAAGGAAGCAAAATTTATCCCATATATAAAGTTACAAGAACAATTTATGTGATTAAATTTacaattcaataatttttttcaatgattAAGCAGATTTATTTCACAGAAACAAGTACATCAATCAGTGTAAGAAAACTCAGAATACCATGTTGGAGCAAACTCAAGAGAAACAAACACAGTAACTCACTGCAGCATGTACATGAGAAATTATTGTacggaattttttttattaactctttTGAGCTGGAAATGAAATGactgatttattaaaaaaaattaaactttattgGAAAGAATGAtaatatctaataaaaaattttgatattgagAATCCCAGAAAGAGAATCTGAATTAAACACATGACTCAACTTCCATTCAGTCTTAAAGAGTATAAAGTTTTTCACAGTTCACATAATATCAGATTTTTGTGAAATGTTAGTTTCTTAAGATGTTTTTATTCACATTAAGATTATCATATTGATTTGTTACCCAAATTGCCTTAAAGTCTTTTaccaaaatatctttaaaacTTTTAgcatgaccaaaataaccttaAGACCttcaaaatgacaaaatacctAAAGTAACCTTAAGATCTCCAAAATACATCAAAATTTAAAACGACTGCAATAcctgttaaaattttaaagtaagaAAGGTACATCCAAAAAAGGGCCAAAGCCTTCAAAATATTCctaagatttaaaaaatgacaaaaatatctCTAAACTTCAAAACTAACCAAATATCTTGAAACCTCCAAAtgattcaaataattaaaatctccacacacacacacacacacaaaaaaaaaaaaaatcccattatCTATTAAAGTAAAGACCATTTTTTAGACAGGATTCAAGACAAAAATCCCATGGGCCTTGGTAGGGGACAATGAGAACTGATTCGAAAAGACAAGAATTACAGCATCTATAACTCTTCCTCAAACGAATCATACCCCACTTTGTACCAATTCAGTACACAATCATGACATTAACTTCCaagtttctttctcaaataaaaataaaaaaaacaaaaacaaaacaaaaatgttgAACCTCCCTTACAGTTACAAGTTAGCATTTTATCTGTTTATCTTTAGCCTAACTTATTAACAAATTTTCCGGCAACTTCAACTTCAATTTTACTCAATCGCAAACTAAAATTAACTTCAAAGTTTTAACCTCCCTcaccctaatatatatatatatatatatatatattttaaatttcattatcACACGTTATTTACAAGATAATAGTAAAATGAAGCAGTAATTTTTTAAACGGAGACAGTTTTTACCATTAGTGGGACTTGAAGGATGTAAACGCCAAGGTGGCCTTTAATCTCCGTGACTGTATCAAACGGCACCGTACCCTTAGCCAAGTCCTCAAGCAAGAACACCACGTCTGACAGCAGCTCGACCCCATCGAATTCCAGCACCGCGTCCACGTAGGACGACCCTCTAGAGGTCACGTGACCACTTTCAGACCTCACGTGACCAAGCCTCTTCCCCCTATAGCCGACACCAACGTCGAGAAACGCGTAGTCCATAGAATACACGTCGGTGTTCCGAACCTTAACGGTCACGAAGATTGAGATGTCCACGGCCACGCGCGGGAACGTGTGGACATGCACACGGTTCAGTTTGAACCGCATGATCTTCACGTCGGGATTGCACGGCCATAAGAAGAACACGGTGGCGGCTAAGAGGATTAGTAAAACGGTACAGAATATGCGGCAACGGTTTCTGTTGAAAGGCGGGTAGTATGGGGTcaaaacgacgtagttttgGTGCGGGGGTAAGTGGGTGTGGGTGTAATACTCGGCTTTGGAATGTGCCAATGCCATTGTGAATTATGACTTacaaggagttttttttttttggccctttGGGCTTTGGGGTATAAACTATAAGGGTTGTAACTTagaaattttgttgaaaaagaataaaagagttTTAAGATTCTGTGAACattgttttggttgttgttgaaacttgaaagggATAGGTTGGTGAAATGAAAGGGTTTTGGTACAGTTTTGTTGGTTtgttctttcattttttgtttttgtgtaagGAAATTGTGGTGGGGTACCCTGCCAATTTCCTAGTAATAACTtgtttgtaacattttttttgtttgtgacattttttcaaaattattgaagATGTTGACTAATGTGGGAATGGGACTTTTGCGtgataaaattgataaaaatggATTGGGGTTTTGAATAACTTCCACATGATTGTCAAGATTCATTTtaaatagttaatttttttttttttttgacaaaatttaactacaaaatttattgtagtATAAAACTAtaaccttacttaataaaataaatattactatatattttgaaaatctaaccgttaaattgcatgttctttacattcttcatacatactagcctctgagcacgcactCACGCGTGTGCTcagaggcttttctattttttggataaagattaataatttgtatttattataatttgggatttctactttttccaatcacaaataaaaaaaaaaaaaactaagagtataatgaaattttaaaaaaaaaaaaaattgaaaaaaaaaggaggacagaagaaacaaatacatcgtgatgaagtaaaaaaaaaaaatacgtagggtgagttttgtagattagagaaattttaaaactaacaaaagaataatcatattttgtagggagttagtgagtagaagtaggaatttaaatcaaCGTAAAAGTATGAGTTTATTAGAAGTAGGAAGACATTTCAACGTAGAAGtaggaaattattatttttgtcaatttactattttagccccatttttaaattttaggtaggggtattttttacaaaaacaaaagcaataattaactttctttttccaatttactattttaaccctatttttaagttgttagttaattaatttaggggtatttttgacaggaaaaaaaacaataactaactttctgaatcctcttaatatatacagggtaggggtatttttgacagtaaaaaaagcaataactaactttctttttccaatttactattttaaccctatttttaagttgttggttaattaatttaggggtatttttgacagaaaaaaaagcaataactaacttctgaatcctcttaatatatacagatattaaattttctgttaatcagatattatttactatatgaactataagtttatattttatgcataattttaaattacaaaaacttgcaatataaacaatttgttgatgacatagttattgatctttaattttcaaaaaattttgcaagtattgaggatataaaaagaagatgtaatccaatgatagatatttgttgaaattcaacttcaataaaaagatattgagtaaagttgtagccttaggctataACTAATTCTGTagctaaattttatcattttttttttcatttatctttacattcaaaattttgagttcatTATGATTATCAATCAAAGATTATAGGTATTTATAATATGCatatttttagattaattatAATAggcattttatatattataaaaattgccATAAAAATCGTAACTCGTGTTATTTTGCAATGACAAATTGACAATCATATAGAAGGAAATATTCAAGCTTTGCAATGTGAAAGAGgtgattttttcccctttgtttGAGTTTGGGGCTCTAAGATTCTCTCTTATCTAATCCATTAACCATTATGACTAGtagcatttttaattttatcatgcCAGCAAACAGATATTaaaaaacaggaaaaaagtTAGtaatattttatggttttttttagatggttagaaatatatatatacaataatatACTACTATAACATTACATCTCGAACATCTCCTCTGTTGAACCCTTAAAACAATTTGTGAATGGAGACATGTCAAATGAGCTACAACTACAAGGCTTTTTACTTTTATGATCCTTATTATTGGTAGTTGAGATCAGAAATCAAggatgagattttaaaaaaaaaaaaaaatagaagtttaaatatattattcttttatgaTAATTTGATAGGGTCGACAATAAAAGTGAGGAGTTGAATCTCTGTTGTTATAAAAGAGAGTAGTCGATATCACCAAGCTACAAAACTTCTTAGTGAGCTTACTTAGTAtgcaattttttctaaaaaacacttgaaattcccacagttttttttttttttttccctcaaaatcGGTAGTGGACTAGTGGAAGtaaatgtttaaaatttcaaataaaatctTTCTCACGCTTTCTAGCAAAACGTTTCGAAGCTCGCTCAGGTTGTAAGATAGAACTTCTCCAACTCATGATTCAATCAGTTTCGAAATATCCAAGGAGTAATTTAACTATTTAGTGCATAACGTTAATGGACAGAGTGAAAACAATCAAGTATGTGTACCGTACTTGCAAATGTCCATGTTTCCAAATTTAAAGATCATATATGGGCCAGATTTTTCCAAAGAAGTTAAAATATAACGAACTGTGcaagacaaataaattttccaaaaattgtaATGAACATTCTCTTTTAAAGATATTAAACAAGATTATGCGACTTTTGTCTAGACTCATCAATCAGGGATCTACATCCTCgtgccaaaaattaaaaaccgcAAAAGGCtgaatatgattttatttcatATTGAGCTAGTTATAATATTGGATGATTTACTTGATAAGAAATTCATGGTTTAATggtattatttagtttttttaattcaaaaaaaaaaaaaaaaaaaaaatcttcttgaATTCAAATGCCTTATTGAGTAGGGAGGAGAGAATTTGACCCTAAGTGTCATTAAATCTTACACATTGAATTTTTACAATAAGTTAGAAATGAGAAATAatggtcattaaaaaattaccTAAGACGATATAATTACCCATGATAtaacccatttaaaaaaattacctaaGATGATTagcatatttttatatttataaactcatgaattataataattatagacaaataaattttacacaaaATCCATTTTGTAAGAATATCATAAAATACTAATATCTTACAAATAAATAGTTCTTAAAGTTCTATCCAAAAGAAATGCACAATCTACcacaaatgaaaaaagaatagattttttttctctttattttgggtttaaaaaagtaaaattaaaccTTAGATTTTCGATGAagaatatattaatataataaatagaattattttaattacttaattttatattagataaaaaatatttatttatatgaatcAAGTCATACTATGTTGGTTAGTGTCAACTTTAACTCATTTACATTAACCATTAActtgcaaggaaaaaaaaaaaaaaaaattgtcacccTTATGTACAAGTTAGATTGTTGGTTTAAAGAGAATATCAGTACACGTATATCTCTGATCTTATAGTGTCGAAGGGTGCAGTGGTTCATTCCATTATTGGAGTACGTAGTTTTGAGTGTCAACGAAGAAATCTCtcctatttctatttttcctttttacccATTTGTATTattgtcctttttctttttcgtaaAGTAGAATACTTCATTAATTTGTCACAAAATTCTTTTAGGACAAGGTTTGGTTCCGAAAAACTATCTTTAGATTGATATACTCAATTAGAATTGGGTGCAAAATCATATCCGAGGGCGGAAAGGAAACTATATTATGGCCAATGAAGTAATAACGGTCATAATATAATGAATAGAATGTGGAGGATTTTACTGTAtatactctctctttttctttttctttttattataaaaataacattttaatatCACTATTAGTTACatttaactttttcaatttatcaTTAATAGTAGAGGTATAAAGATTAAGGATTAAATTGACATGTTTAAAATGATAGAGACAATTTTGATACATAAAGAAAACATTAGAgactaaaatgataattaacccattttcttcttctagGTAAATAGTGAGGAAGGGGGAGGTGGTATTCAAATCACAAGCACGAGACACAACAAAAGATATCATTACTGATAGATTATCATTTACATCCCTAGCTTGTTTATGCTAATATGTTAATATGAGGGGAACACAGGATAGTTACCAAACTTATGctttattagtttatttgatTACCCCTTTTTAACT
The Quercus lobata isolate SW786 chromosome 10, ValleyOak3.0 Primary Assembly, whole genome shotgun sequence DNA segment above includes these coding regions:
- the LOC115963068 gene encoding uncharacterized protein LOC115963068, yielding MALAHSKAEYYTHTHLPPHQNYVVLTPYYPPFNRNRCRIFCTVLLILLAATVFFLWPCNPDVKIMRFKLNRVHVHTFPRVAVDISIFVTVKVRNTDVYSMDYAFLDVGVGYRGKRLGHVRSESGHVTSRGSSYVDAVLEFDGVELLSDVVFLLEDLAKGTVPFDTVTEIKGHLGVYILQVPLMAKVSCEVLVNTVNQTIAHQNCYAG